The following proteins come from a genomic window of Salinicoccus sp. RF5:
- a CDS encoding HAD-IIB family hydrolase — MKALALDMDGTILDHSGQFSLNLVDTLAELKKKGMHIFFATGRTSHEIISITPEHCPLDGYVAASGMGIYVGGELVDAASFKPDFVAQMIEAAREREVYYEVHTLENSSRTLLQDQEYSFADISRDQPETMKDFEYRFAQDTMSSETQWVEELPFDHVVKLFFFSTDLGKIKDWYDYLKDRQDESDYALYTTSIHNAEVMLKGRDKATGTATLLEHFNISFQDVHVIGDSMNDLPLFEKAGRRTAMKNATDAVKAAADDITEFTCDEDGLKRYLEETYLK; from the coding sequence ATGAAAGCATTAGCGCTCGATATGGATGGCACGATACTGGACCACAGCGGCCAGTTTTCCCTCAATCTTGTGGATACACTGGCCGAACTCAAAAAAAAGGGGATGCATATCTTTTTTGCGACGGGGAGGACCAGTCATGAAATCATCAGCATCACCCCCGAGCACTGCCCACTCGACGGCTATGTTGCTGCGAGCGGCATGGGCATCTATGTCGGCGGCGAACTTGTGGATGCCGCTTCCTTCAAACCGGATTTCGTCGCCCAGATGATCGAAGCCGCACGCGAGCGGGAAGTCTATTATGAGGTCCATACGCTGGAAAATTCGAGCAGGACCCTCCTCCAGGATCAGGAATATTCATTTGCCGACATCAGCCGGGATCAGCCTGAAACGATGAAGGACTTCGAATACCGGTTCGCCCAGGATACGATGAGCAGCGAGACCCAGTGGGTCGAGGAGCTTCCGTTCGACCATGTCGTCAAGCTGTTCTTCTTCAGTACCGACCTCGGGAAGATAAAGGATTGGTACGACTACCTGAAGGACAGGCAGGATGAATCCGACTATGCGCTGTACACGACAAGCATCCACAACGCAGAAGTGATGCTCAAGGGCCGCGACAAGGCGACTGGAACGGCCACGCTGCTCGAGCACTTCAACATCAGCTTCCAGGATGTCCACGTGATCGGCGATTCGATGAACGACCTGCCCCTATTCGAGAAGGCCGGACGCAGGACCGCCATGAAAAATGCTACAGATGCCGTCAAGGCCGCGGCTGATGACATCACCGAATTCACATGTGATGAAGATGGTCTGAAACGCTACCTGGAAGAAACATACTTGAAGTGA
- a CDS encoding AzlC family ABC transporter permease, with product MTQTALKRSIMDGLTIGMGYLPVAVAFGITAKPLLSFFETVLMSFMVYGGASQFLALQMLTSSGAAAIVIAVFILNSRHFVMAFKVNYDLKHESFPKRLILSSYVTDESFAVTANNDEDQHTFMNYFATFFIAYAFWVAFSAVGYLAGEWMSEGLILASGIALYALFIALLIPAVRVHYKYGIVAVLGMVMHYVMSIIPSVPAGVAIVAAILLAALMGVILERLEVFN from the coding sequence ATGACACAAACAGCCCTCAAGCGGTCCATCATGGATGGATTGACGATCGGCATGGGGTATCTTCCCGTGGCGGTCGCATTCGGAATCACCGCAAAACCACTCCTTTCATTTTTTGAAACGGTATTGATGAGCTTCATGGTATACGGAGGCGCCAGCCAGTTCCTGGCCCTCCAGATGCTCACTTCAAGTGGGGCGGCAGCCATCGTCATTGCGGTGTTCATACTCAATTCAAGGCATTTCGTCATGGCATTCAAGGTCAATTACGACCTGAAGCACGAGTCGTTTCCTAAACGTCTGATACTGTCATCGTATGTGACGGATGAATCATTTGCAGTCACCGCCAACAATGATGAAGACCAGCATACGTTCATGAACTATTTCGCCACATTCTTCATCGCCTATGCCTTTTGGGTCGCCTTTTCCGCAGTCGGCTATCTGGCCGGTGAATGGATGAGCGAAGGACTGATCCTGGCAAGCGGCATCGCCCTCTATGCACTGTTCATCGCACTGCTCATACCTGCGGTGAGAGTCCATTACAAGTATGGCATCGTTGCGGTTCTCGGCATGGTGATGCATTATGTCATGAGCATCATCCCGTCTGTGCCTGCAGGGGTTGCCATCGTCGCTGCCATCCTGCTTGCTGCATTGATGGGCGTCATCCTGGAAAGACTGGAGGTATTCAATTGA
- a CDS encoding AzlD domain-containing protein: protein MILLIAALFAATIITRILPAFIIDKFSLPEWIVTYLNYIPYAALGVLIFPGILTAVERPVHGLLGGIFAVMLAVLRVPLFFIVLGSIVFVYIIML, encoded by the coding sequence TTGATTCTGCTCATCGCCGCCCTTTTTGCTGCCACCATCATAACACGTATACTGCCGGCATTTATCATAGACAAGTTCTCCCTGCCGGAGTGGATTGTTACATACTTGAATTATATACCCTATGCCGCCCTCGGGGTACTGATTTTTCCCGGAATCCTCACTGCTGTGGAGCGGCCGGTCCATGGGCTGCTCGGCGGCATATTCGCAGTCATGCTTGCGGTGCTCCGGGTGCCGCTCTTCTTCATTGTGCTGGGAAGCATCGTTTTCGTTTACATCATCATGTTATAG